In Syntrophorhabdaceae bacterium, a genomic segment contains:
- a CDS encoding AAA family ATPase produces VHKLIGMPYGSSLGTADGLLTRWLQERSSGVVLFDEIEKAHPDVHRLLMGLLDEGRITSGMGERFDVSRCVAILTTNVLTHRDTDRVKLGFSATENPGDPFALLAKYFPEEFLGRLDEIIIFKTPTVPILKKIMSQKLDEALRRLQEKGIFLIYTEDRLLDHLLGATDKPWAGARDMARLIDRKLIQPIARRLIDCDTQDWVCIELTESFYRSGTLNPLPLLQDPGPPPDYPDNPATALNA; encoded by the coding sequence GCGTGCACAAGCTCATCGGCATGCCCTACGGCTCCTCCCTCGGGACCGCCGACGGCCTTCTCACCCGCTGGCTTCAGGAAAGGTCGAGCGGCGTCGTCCTCTTCGACGAGATCGAAAAGGCCCACCCCGACGTCCACAGGCTCCTCATGGGACTGCTCGACGAGGGAAGGATAACCTCCGGCATGGGAGAGCGCTTCGACGTCAGCCGCTGCGTCGCCATCCTCACCACGAACGTCCTCACCCACCGCGACACAGACAGGGTGAAACTGGGATTCTCGGCGACGGAAAACCCCGGCGACCCCTTCGCCCTCCTCGCAAAATACTTCCCCGAAGAATTCCTGGGAAGGCTCGACGAGATCATAATCTTCAAGACGCCCACGGTTCCGATCCTCAAGAAGATCATGAGCCAGAAACTGGACGAAGCACTAAGGCGCCTCCAGGAGAAAGGCATCTTCCTCATATACACCGAAGACCGCCTCCTCGACCACCTCCTGGGAGCCACCGACAAACCCTGGGCCGGCGCCCGCGACATGGCCCGCCTCATCGACCGAAAACTGATCCAACCCATCGCCCGCCGCCTCATCGACTGTGACACGCAGGATTGGGTCTGCATAGAACTGACAGAATCCTTCTACCGTTCAGGAACCCTGAACCCCCTGCCCCTTCTCCAAGACCCGGGCCCACCCCCCGATTACCCCGACAACCCCGCAACGGCGCTGAACGCCTGA